Proteins from a single region of Candidatus Hinthialibacter antarcticus:
- a CDS encoding SpoIIE family protein phosphatase, whose product MKKKEKAIDPQSVLSVLKRRNEAFAALLNDNLLDIMLGQASLQSYEPKGLMMKQHDPSDSLYIILDGRCTVVVNDKVVGHLEAGDIVGEMGVIQNTPRSASVIAIEPTEALRVPGAEFKKMLSDGQFSSWMINLLTDRLKRVSYDCAHVMKEMDEMVLDQMELARVQRSLLPKELPMDPRIRLHVLYSPCAYAGGDYYDAIMLDKDRIMLVIADVTGHGAQASISMAIVRSFIRQSSIGKTTSTILKRLNKYLFEYGPSQHFVTAQIAIIDLANLKMQFSYAGHPPMLHLREGVCEPMRGPRSFFLRFRPEAKFESSTLKLHQGDRLGLYTDGIIETFNAEGTMFNLDGMQHFMVDSRKEPIASLPSLMETRLNQFSEGSPMEDDITFFVAELT is encoded by the coding sequence ATGAAAAAGAAAGAAAAAGCGATTGATCCTCAAAGCGTTTTAAGCGTTTTAAAACGCCGCAATGAAGCATTCGCCGCTTTGCTCAACGACAACTTGTTAGACATCATGCTGGGGCAGGCGTCGCTGCAATCGTATGAACCAAAAGGTTTGATGATGAAACAGCATGATCCCTCTGATTCGTTGTACATCATTTTAGATGGACGCTGTACCGTCGTGGTCAATGACAAGGTGGTCGGTCATCTCGAGGCGGGCGACATCGTCGGCGAAATGGGCGTGATTCAAAATACACCGCGCAGCGCCAGCGTGATCGCGATTGAACCGACGGAGGCGTTGCGCGTTCCCGGCGCCGAATTTAAAAAGATGCTGTCCGACGGTCAATTTTCGTCTTGGATGATTAACCTGCTGACCGATCGGCTCAAGCGGGTCTCGTATGATTGCGCCCACGTGATGAAGGAGATGGACGAGATGGTGCTCGACCAAATGGAACTGGCGCGGGTGCAGCGTTCGTTGTTGCCCAAAGAACTGCCGATGGACCCCCGCATTCGATTGCATGTGCTTTATTCGCCCTGCGCGTACGCCGGCGGCGATTATTATGACGCCATCATGTTAGACAAAGACCGCATCATGTTGGTCATCGCCGACGTGACCGGCCACGGCGCCCAGGCTTCGATTTCGATGGCGATTGTCCGGTCATTTATTCGTCAAAGTTCTATTGGTAAAACCACTAGCACGATCTTAAAGCGCTTAAATAAATATTTGTTTGAATACGGCCCCTCGCAACATTTTGTGACCGCGCAAATCGCGATTATTGATCTGGCCAATTTGAAAATGCAATTCAGCTACGCCGGACACCCGCCAATGCTTCACTTGCGGGAAGGCGTGTGCGAGCCGATGCGCGGGCCGCGTTCGTTCTTTTTGCGCTTTCGCCCGGAAGCCAAATTTGAATCCTCAACCTTAAAACTCCATCAGGGCGACCGGTTGGGATTATACACCGATGGAATTATCGAAACCTTCAACGCCGAAGGGACCATGTTTAACCTCGACGGAATGCAGCATTTTATGGTGGATTCAAGAAAAGAACCGATTGCTTCGCTGCCATCGCTGATGGAAACGCGCCTCAACCAGTTTAGCGAAGGCAGCCCGATGGAAGACGACATCACCTTCTTCGTGGCGGAACTGACTTGA